In Methanocorpusculum vombati, a genomic segment contains:
- a CDS encoding nitrogenase component 1: MAENACANPVWPCAMTGAAATLAGFPDICVIIHGSSGCYYYPRSLLKVPLFSTYLLESEIVFGTVDRLHEVVTEVATTGRPVAVVNTCVPALTGEDLQTAFANTPAMFVDAPGFCGNAEEGAAKAFAAMMPEVSASRPGVNIDGIHLLDLFWRGNLYETERLLGLLGVPVAVRFCRDTWTNLRAGAAPVTVSANPSYGSGVGECCGSMLFLDIPGTVDRLLTRFPDADADAVLAERQRAEEQMFYSCDKYLRKYTPPVVAVAAQGSYAMFAKAMMERYFGSDVPVVFARDRAAAGVSYSVNSAEINAAVAAAEPDLILGSTFEAAGCRSAAFFGITPPDRSRVSVAARPLAGVEGGLVLIEGALNALMNRHAAEEKKRRFP, encoded by the coding sequence ATGGCTGAGAATGCGTGTGCAAATCCGGTCTGGCCGTGTGCGATGACGGGGGCTGCGGCGACGCTTGCGGGATTCCCGGATATTTGTGTGATAATTCACGGGTCGTCGGGTTGTTACTATTATCCGCGGTCACTGCTGAAGGTTCCGCTGTTCAGTACGTATCTGCTGGAGTCGGAGATTGTGTTCGGGACGGTTGACCGGCTGCATGAGGTGGTGACGGAGGTTGCGACGACCGGCAGGCCGGTTGCGGTGGTAAATACCTGTGTTCCTGCACTGACCGGTGAGGATTTGCAGACGGCGTTTGCAAATACGCCGGCGATGTTTGTGGATGCGCCGGGGTTCTGCGGGAATGCAGAGGAGGGAGCGGCAAAGGCGTTTGCGGCGATGATGCCGGAGGTTTCTGCAAGTCGGCCGGGCGTCAATATTGACGGGATTCATCTGCTGGATCTGTTCTGGCGCGGAAATCTGTATGAGACGGAGCGGCTGCTCGGGCTGCTCGGAGTTCCGGTTGCGGTGCGATTCTGCCGCGATACCTGGACAAATCTCCGGGCGGGGGCGGCACCGGTTACGGTTTCGGCAAATCCGTCGTACGGGTCAGGGGTGGGGGAGTGCTGCGGCAGTATGCTGTTTTTGGATATTCCGGGTACGGTTGACCGGCTGCTTACGCGGTTTCCGGATGCGGATGCGGATGCGGTGCTTGCGGAGCGGCAGCGGGCGGAGGAGCAGATGTTTTATTCCTGTGATAAGTATCTGCGGAAGTATACGCCGCCGGTCGTTGCGGTTGCGGCGCAGGGGAGTTATGCAATGTTTGCGAAGGCGATGATGGAACGGTACTTCGGTTCTGACGTGCCGGTAGTGTTTGCCCGCGACCGGGCTGCGGCGGGTGTTTCGTACTCGGTGAATTCTGCGGAGATCAACGCGGCTGTTGCGGCGGCGGAACCGGATCTGATCCTCGGTTCAACGTTTGAGGCGGCAGGGTGCCGGAGTGCGGCATTCTTCGGAATTACGCCGCCGGACCGGAGCCGTGTTTCCGTTGCTGCCCGGCCTCTTGCCGGGGTTGAGGGGGGACTGGTGCTGATCGAGGGGGCACTGAATGCGCTGATGAACCGGCATGCAGCAGAAGAGAAGAAACGGCGTTTCCCATAA
- a CDS encoding type II/IV secretion system ATPase subunit encodes MFKKKEVREPVPEYDFERDDPLVTPELNPSYTVVESYWTRPGLALIVIAITPSNEYVYLVFEPSLTPFEKEVLERLFAGVRDILILEDVALDTESKTKALYDAMDAYLERFEIELEPNSVHKIRYYLMRNYLGWNILDPLQNDIDIEDISCDGYNTPIFLFHRNYRNIRTSIVFERQEDLDAMVVMLAQKTGKHISISSPIVDTSLSDGSRAQLTYGKTVSSHGSSFTIRKFREVPYSPVDLILNQTFTVEEMVFFWLAVEYNQSILFIGGTASGKTTSLNAVAQFIPHLSKVITIEDTREITLSHQNWLASVTPDVTNVSGGDRASIEMFDLLKAAMRQRPEYILVGEVRGVEAQTLFQAMNTGHTTFSTLHAGSVDSAIHRLENEPLNVPRAMIESLDIVSSQVRMYREGKQIRRCNEIVEIVGISETNDVIVNTVFKYRPDTDTPVYSARSEMFAHIAEISGNDMNWISREQQRRAMVIEAMIDQRIRDYRDVSEILWKYYSMPDKVIASLEDLSVLLESGIMAQTLHRNLKADLDSLLI; translated from the coding sequence ATGTTTAAGAAGAAAGAGGTACGTGAGCCCGTTCCGGAGTATGATTTCGAACGGGACGATCCCCTTGTTACTCCGGAACTGAATCCATCGTACACGGTTGTGGAGTCATACTGGACACGTCCCGGTCTGGCGCTGATTGTTATTGCGATAACTCCTTCGAATGAGTATGTGTACCTTGTATTTGAGCCGTCGCTGACTCCGTTTGAAAAGGAGGTTTTGGAGCGGCTGTTTGCAGGGGTTCGGGATATTCTGATTCTTGAGGATGTGGCACTGGATACGGAGAGTAAGACAAAGGCACTGTATGACGCGATGGATGCGTATCTGGAACGGTTTGAGATTGAACTTGAGCCAAACTCTGTGCATAAGATCCGGTATTATCTGATGCGGAATTATCTGGGATGGAATATTCTGGATCCGCTGCAGAATGATATTGATATTGAGGATATTTCCTGCGACGGGTATAATACGCCGATATTTTTGTTCCACCGGAATTACCGGAATATCCGGACGTCGATTGTGTTTGAGAGACAGGAGGATCTTGATGCGATGGTGGTAATGCTTGCACAGAAGACGGGTAAGCATATTTCGATCTCGTCACCGATTGTGGATACATCGCTGTCGGATGGTTCGCGTGCGCAGCTGACCTACGGAAAGACGGTGAGCAGTCACGGGTCATCGTTTACTATCCGGAAATTCCGTGAGGTGCCGTATTCACCGGTTGATCTGATTCTGAACCAGACGTTTACGGTTGAGGAGATGGTGTTCTTCTGGCTGGCGGTGGAGTATAACCAGTCGATTCTGTTTATCGGGGGTACGGCATCAGGGAAGACGACGTCGCTGAATGCAGTGGCACAGTTTATCCCGCATCTGTCAAAGGTCATTACAATTGAAGATACGCGGGAGATCACGCTGAGTCATCAGAACTGGCTTGCATCCGTGACGCCGGATGTGACAAATGTTTCGGGGGGAGACCGGGCATCGATTGAGATGTTTGATCTGCTGAAGGCTGCGATGCGTCAGCGTCCTGAGTATATTCTGGTGGGTGAGGTTCGCGGTGTTGAGGCACAGACACTGTTCCAGGCAATGAACACGGGACATACGACGTTTTCGACGCTGCATGCGGGGTCGGTTGACTCTGCAATTCACCGGCTGGAAAATGAGCCGCTGAATGTACCGCGGGCGATGATTGAGTCACTGGACATTGTGTCGTCCCAGGTGCGTATGTATCGTGAGGGCAAACAGATTCGCCGCTGTAATGAGATTGTGGAGATTGTGGGCATTTCGGAAACGAATGATGTGATCGTAAATACGGTGTTCAAGTACCGTCCTGATACGGATACTCCGGTGTACTCCGCCCGTTCGGAGATGTTTGCGCATATTGCAGAGATTTCCGGGAATGATATGAACTGGATTTCGCGGGAGCAGCAGCGCCGGGCGATGGTGATTGAGGCGATGATTGATCAGCGGATTCGCGATTACCGTGATGTGTCGGAGATTCTCTGGAAGTATTATTCTATGCCGGATAAGGTTATTGCGTCGCTGGAGGATCTGTCCGTGCTTTTGGAGAGCGGCATTATGGCGCAGACACTGCACCGGAATCTGAAGGCTGATCTGGATAGTCTGTTGATATGA
- a CDS encoding RAD55 family ATPase has protein sequence MPDTINARVLHATRVPSLDKVLGGGILSGSTILVLAEPGSGGVELVQTSVMNYCSDITKGENVPEGTTAPSELHYISLTLNREMFEQQIAKLFNAEKHPRFREMMSHLHYLDLGESYFGKTHVPYDWYGTQNSVHGMVNMSPSDDYGGLTIIADNIRKLPKESIIFVDSLTALLPYCTKTPENWFELVTLIRGLTRAAKKWNITIVFLLTAGVLSGGQEHELIDAVDGVLKMFWQKDTTVKRQRQMYILKFVGLLPCIDPRDMVIFNVKVSAGAGFEITNMRMVA, from the coding sequence ATGCCGGATACAATCAATGCCCGTGTTCTGCACGCAACCCGCGTCCCCTCCCTTGACAAAGTACTCGGTGGAGGAATCCTTTCAGGTTCCACCATCCTGGTTCTCGCAGAACCGGGATCCGGCGGTGTTGAACTGGTGCAGACCTCCGTCATGAACTACTGCAGCGACATTACCAAAGGAGAAAACGTACCGGAAGGAACAACCGCCCCGTCCGAACTGCACTACATCTCCCTCACCCTCAATAGGGAGATGTTCGAACAGCAGATAGCCAAACTCTTCAACGCAGAAAAACATCCCCGGTTCCGGGAAATGATGTCGCATCTCCACTATCTGGACCTGGGAGAAAGCTACTTCGGTAAAACCCACGTCCCGTATGACTGGTACGGGACCCAGAACTCCGTCCACGGTATGGTGAACATGTCCCCTTCCGATGACTACGGAGGGCTCACCATAATTGCCGATAATATTCGGAAACTGCCAAAAGAAAGCATCATCTTCGTTGATTCCCTGACCGCACTCCTGCCGTACTGTACCAAAACCCCCGAAAACTGGTTTGAACTCGTCACCCTGATCCGGGGACTGACCCGTGCCGCAAAAAAATGGAATATCACGATCGTCTTCCTCCTCACCGCGGGAGTCCTTTCCGGTGGTCAGGAACACGAACTGATCGACGCCGTGGACGGCGTCCTGAAAATGTTCTGGCAGAAAGACACCACCGTCAAACGGCAGCGGCAGATGTACATCCTGAAATTTGTCGGACTCCTCCCGTGCATAGACCCCCGCGACATGGTAATCTTCAACGTAAAAGTCTCTGCAGGAGCAGGATTTGAGATCACAAACATGAGAATGGTAGCATAA
- a CDS encoding ATPase domain-containing protein, with protein MTGISNIFLSTGVQGLDEMMGGGYMENTITAIIGESGTGRTTAALQFLAAGVRNGEDVMYISFSHSIDRIKSKLTTSLPWIESELDKKFHFLKLDPKNFDSLSYYLGNGLPELLTTLNISRLAIDPMTLYEDSLKYSDRQTSVMSIYHIYWTLKSVPCTTVVVLASNIADPLQSTYGYSEKFADNVLFLVREFPKDTLLNEYRKILLVIKTRYSGHDHHGKILKFTREGIMYLESPQP; from the coding sequence ATGACAGGCATCAGCAATATATTCCTTTCCACCGGTGTGCAAGGACTCGACGAAATGATGGGGGGCGGATACATGGAAAACACCATCACGGCAATTATTGGAGAAAGCGGAACCGGCAGAACAACCGCAGCATTACAGTTTCTTGCCGCAGGTGTCAGGAACGGGGAGGATGTCATGTACATCAGCTTCAGCCACAGCATCGATCGGATCAAAAGCAAACTGACCACCTCCCTCCCCTGGATAGAAAGTGAACTGGACAAAAAATTTCACTTCCTCAAACTCGACCCGAAGAACTTCGACTCCCTTTCCTACTATCTTGGAAACGGACTTCCCGAACTGCTCACCACCCTCAACATATCGCGTCTCGCGATCGACCCGATGACCCTGTATGAAGACTCCCTGAAATACTCCGACCGCCAGACTTCCGTCATGTCCATCTACCACATCTACTGGACACTGAAGTCCGTACCCTGTACCACCGTTGTTGTCCTTGCCTCAAACATTGCCGACCCTCTGCAAAGTACCTACGGCTACTCCGAAAAATTCGCCGACAACGTACTCTTCCTTGTCAGGGAATTTCCCAAAGACACTCTGTTAAACGAATACCGGAAAATCCTCCTCGTTATCAAGACCCGCTACTCCGGCCACGATCATCACGGAAAAATACTGAAATTCACCCGCGAGGGAATCATGTACCTCGAATCCCCGCAGCCATAA
- a CDS encoding type II secretion system F family protein yields MMQFGAILKERKRAQLESLEREIFSARMHVKAERLYQYALVSGGLSGIATFLLLAYLSQLIIPLSFFLVFPALGLVIVLVWVSIALAATYGAFTAILYLPVVECGSRSLRIDLSLFHVTTYLYALHKSEPNLYALVESLAKYADYYGEAAREFRQVVFDCRMCSLDFYTAISRLAETTPSDKFRFFLTGLLSSYKTIGSANDYLRMKVEELREEQRISQKVYLNTLGVIAEMYITIFVAGPLFIIIVVMVMGMISSANPLILALIIYVMLPFGTAVFLLMLDLISEVHEDKSEEIHETKRRIWEEMPEYSSVRVVMPHESETFAFERLRKRDEREGVLRFLRSPVTYMMFHPGTVFLFSIPAALVVTGILYFLFVTVPLTPWTFLEWVTASEDIVMAGILVALIPFAVFYAIYSRRHRRIEEAIPDFADQMASSVRHNMTLARAIELIAVGGKSNMLEEIRLIHRDIVWGSLTSDAIKRFSEHIRIGAIDRMGILVSQAEHFTNNLSQVLQIIAEDAKNMVTLKSERRGDMLLYVIVVYLAFFVFVFVQAILVVMFLPMMMQGGEGMSMVGSGMAMPGVGSGFSIDLYDRLIYHSVVIHGFCSGIVAGMMGEGSALAGVKHSCVMVAVAMIVFVILKFFFLS; encoded by the coding sequence ATGATGCAGTTCGGCGCGATATTGAAGGAGCGAAAGAGGGCACAGCTGGAGTCTCTTGAGCGGGAGATTTTCTCTGCCCGGATGCATGTGAAGGCGGAGCGGCTGTACCAGTACGCGCTGGTTTCCGGCGGTCTGTCGGGTATTGCGACGTTTCTTCTGCTTGCGTATTTGTCGCAGCTGATTATTCCTCTGTCCTTTTTCCTGGTGTTTCCTGCGTTAGGTCTGGTTATCGTTCTGGTGTGGGTTTCCATTGCGCTTGCGGCTACGTACGGTGCGTTTACGGCGATATTGTATCTGCCGGTGGTTGAGTGCGGGAGCAGGAGTCTGCGGATTGACCTGTCGCTGTTTCATGTGACGACGTATCTGTATGCACTGCATAAGTCGGAGCCGAATCTGTATGCACTGGTTGAGTCTCTTGCAAAGTATGCGGATTATTACGGGGAGGCCGCCCGTGAGTTCCGGCAGGTGGTGTTTGACTGCAGGATGTGTTCACTGGATTTCTATACGGCGATCTCGCGGCTTGCGGAGACGACACCGTCGGACAAGTTCCGGTTTTTCCTGACGGGCCTGTTGTCGTCGTATAAGACGATCGGATCGGCAAATGATTATCTGCGGATGAAGGTGGAGGAACTGCGGGAGGAGCAGCGTATTTCCCAGAAGGTGTATCTGAATACGCTGGGCGTTATTGCAGAGATGTATATTACGATTTTTGTTGCGGGCCCGCTGTTTATTATTATCGTGGTGATGGTGATGGGAATGATCTCAAGCGCGAATCCGCTGATTCTTGCATTGATTATTTATGTGATGCTGCCGTTCGGGACGGCGGTGTTTCTTTTGATGCTGGATCTGATCTCGGAGGTGCATGAGGATAAGTCGGAGGAGATTCATGAGACGAAGCGGCGGATCTGGGAAGAAATGCCGGAATATTCGTCGGTTCGCGTGGTGATGCCGCATGAGTCGGAGACGTTTGCGTTTGAGCGGCTTCGCAAGCGTGATGAAAGGGAAGGTGTTCTGCGGTTTCTCCGGTCACCGGTTACGTATATGATGTTTCATCCCGGGACGGTGTTTTTGTTTAGTATTCCCGCGGCGCTGGTGGTTACAGGGATTTTGTATTTCCTGTTTGTGACGGTTCCGCTGACACCGTGGACATTTCTTGAGTGGGTGACGGCTTCGGAGGATATTGTGATGGCAGGGATTCTGGTTGCGCTGATTCCGTTTGCGGTATTTTATGCGATTTATTCGCGGCGTCACCGGAGGATCGAGGAGGCTATTCCGGATTTTGCGGATCAGATGGCGTCTTCGGTGCGGCATAATATGACACTTGCGCGGGCTATTGAGCTGATTGCGGTGGGAGGAAAGAGTAATATGCTGGAGGAGATCAGGCTGATTCACCGGGATATTGTGTGGGGAAGTCTGACGTCGGATGCGATTAAGCGGTTCAGCGAGCATATCCGGATCGGGGCGATTGACCGGATGGGGATTCTGGTTTCACAGGCCGAGCATTTTACGAATAATCTGTCGCAGGTTTTGCAGATTATTGCGGAGGATGCGAAAAATATGGTGACGCTGAAGAGTGAGCGCCGCGGGGATATGCTGCTGTATGTGATTGTGGTGTATCTGGCATTCTTTGTGTTTGTGTTTGTGCAGGCGATTCTGGTGGTGATGTTCCTGCCGATGATGATGCAGGGCGGGGAAGGTATGTCCATGGTCGGGTCGGGCATGGCGATGCCGGGAGTTGGTTCCGGGTTTTCGATTGATCTGTATGATCGGCTGATTTATCATTCGGTGGTTATTCACGGGTTCTGTTCGGGGATTGTAGCGGGTATGATGGGTGAAGGATCAGCTCTTGCGGGCGTAAAGCATTCGTGCGTGATGGTTGCGGTTGCGATGATTGTGTTTGTGATCCTGAAGTTCTTCTTCCTGTCGTGA
- a CDS encoding nitrogenase component 1, with translation MAGCTLTGALSVACFIPGAVAVVHAPQGCVHQTFSMLHAMANDHDIWTVPEIIVSGISDREVIFGGEECLSDALTRAAARCPDLIVVVTSCVPETIGDDCGAVCARHPYADRIVYVPTSGFLGGSAKDGESAVLAALADRAPAAEPVPGTVALVGEKNLESEADQNYAEVERLLARLGLRVTVRFCRNCDCATLMRLGTAACFILRDERAADAGKRIGERFGRPVLPEFPRGLSGCLSFLRAAGEACGVAEEKISAAVAEEQAFQDAMLGRFAGLCGKAVFLGAEPFAGTAAVARETVARLGMQERADGFLIRLPFYLPVGTAGVEKMLYLWRRAVHNG, from the coding sequence ATGGCAGGGTGCACCTTAACCGGTGCCCTGTCGGTTGCCTGTTTTATTCCCGGAGCAGTAGCTGTGGTGCATGCTCCGCAGGGTTGTGTGCATCAGACGTTTTCGATGCTGCATGCGATGGCAAATGATCATGATATCTGGACTGTTCCGGAGATTATTGTTTCCGGGATCTCCGACCGTGAGGTGATCTTCGGCGGTGAGGAGTGTTTGTCCGATGCGCTGACGCGGGCTGCGGCGCGGTGTCCGGATCTGATTGTGGTGGTGACGTCCTGTGTTCCGGAGACGATCGGAGATGACTGCGGTGCGGTGTGTGCCCGCCATCCGTATGCGGACCGGATTGTGTATGTGCCGACGTCGGGATTTCTGGGCGGCAGTGCAAAGGACGGGGAGAGTGCGGTGCTTGCGGCGCTTGCAGACCGTGCGCCTGCTGCGGAGCCGGTTCCGGGGACGGTTGCGCTGGTTGGTGAGAAGAATCTGGAGTCCGAGGCGGATCAGAACTATGCGGAGGTGGAGCGTCTGCTTGCCCGGCTGGGTCTGCGGGTTACGGTGCGGTTCTGCCGGAACTGTGATTGTGCGACGCTGATGCGGCTTGGGACGGCGGCGTGTTTTATTCTGCGGGATGAACGGGCGGCGGATGCGGGGAAGAGGATCGGCGAACGGTTCGGCCGTCCGGTGCTGCCGGAATTTCCCCGCGGGTTGTCGGGCTGTCTTTCGTTTCTGCGGGCGGCGGGGGAGGCGTGCGGTGTTGCGGAGGAGAAGATTTCTGCGGCGGTTGCGGAGGAGCAGGCGTTTCAGGATGCGATGCTCGGACGGTTTGCAGGTCTTTGCGGGAAGGCGGTTTTTCTTGGTGCCGAGCCGTTTGCGGGTACTGCGGCGGTTGCCCGCGAGACGGTTGCCCGTCTGGGTATGCAGGAGCGTGCGGACGGGTTTTTGATCCGGCTGCCGTTTTATCTGCCCGTTGGCACCGCAGGTGTTGAGAAGATGCTGTATTTGTGGCGGCGGGCGGTGCACAATGGCTGA
- a CDS encoding cache domain-containing protein: MSKSFRVLVIVLIAAVVVCGAVLAFHSSASSSPESDVPVKEMQTAVQNLSASLSEYTRALSGDIVSAARNLSGISADDPASIRVLTELYVENPGVSFVFRTDADGSVVCSLPVTGSAGYEIPSSVLDLDNASAGMYMRTFTGPSGVEATCLLSPIVSAGGRHEGAVGAVGDARRFFAVPIDRFRNATGYGVWVVNDQGYVLYSPVPMNGGTNILTVAEAAGNTELANVLRRIMTEAEGTAEYSSYDYGRLQVVDRISVWSTLDTKIDSTFRVIITDDMSSRKLVPLPTASSDMTLKEFVRAAYSYVLENGRDAALAEFSNPEGQFTTQEYYVSALDRNGTLLAHPYRPGMTGLDRSVYEDVNGVRTVSMVASRASHGGGYVLMLYPNYLKDMENEVRLSYVQPIDENWCIVCGMFVSEMPKRLDPAKKDAMIRDLRSIVQYAHEYGKEAALAALSDPSGLYYNEGCKIVALDYDGTVLSWPYDPTRTGVNLLGATDVYGGSFVRDLVRTAKGGGGFEYMYLPIQTESRSKLQLQYTLPVDDAWFVSAGVPLY, from the coding sequence ATGTCCAAATCCTTCAGAGTTCTTGTGATTGTGCTGATTGCCGCAGTTGTCGTATGTGGTGCCGTTCTTGCATTCCATTCTTCTGCGTCATCCTCTCCGGAGAGTGATGTTCCGGTAAAGGAGATGCAGACGGCTGTTCAGAATCTTTCAGCTTCTTTGTCTGAGTATACCCGGGCTCTTTCCGGGGATATTGTATCTGCTGCGAGGAATCTTTCCGGTATCTCTGCGGATGATCCGGCATCCATACGTGTTCTGACGGAGCTGTATGTGGAAAATCCGGGTGTGTCTTTTGTGTTCAGAACGGATGCGGACGGATCGGTTGTCTGTTCCCTTCCGGTGACGGGCTCTGCCGGATACGAGATTCCGTCTTCAGTTCTGGACCTGGATAATGCATCGGCCGGGATGTATATGCGGACATTTACGGGTCCTTCCGGTGTGGAGGCCACCTGCCTGCTGTCGCCGATCGTTTCGGCCGGGGGAAGGCATGAGGGTGCGGTTGGTGCTGTCGGGGATGCACGAAGGTTCTTTGCGGTGCCGATTGACAGATTCCGCAATGCAACCGGGTATGGTGTGTGGGTGGTGAACGATCAGGGTTACGTTCTGTACTCCCCTGTTCCAATGAACGGCGGGACGAATATTCTGACGGTTGCGGAGGCTGCCGGGAATACCGAGCTTGCAAATGTTCTCCGCAGAATTATGACGGAGGCGGAAGGAACAGCAGAATACTCTTCTTACGACTACGGCCGGCTGCAGGTGGTGGATCGGATTTCGGTGTGGAGTACTCTGGATACCAAGATCGACAGCACGTTCAGGGTTATTATTACTGATGATATGTCCAGCAGGAAGCTTGTGCCGCTTCCGACCGCGTCTTCCGATATGACGCTTAAAGAGTTTGTCCGGGCAGCGTATTCGTATGTGCTGGAGAACGGACGTGATGCTGCTCTTGCGGAATTTTCCAATCCCGAAGGGCAGTTTACGACACAGGAGTATTATGTCTCTGCTTTGGATCGGAACGGGACGCTGCTTGCCCATCCGTACCGGCCGGGTATGACGGGCCTGGATCGCTCTGTATATGAGGATGTGAACGGGGTTCGTACGGTCTCTATGGTTGCGTCCCGGGCTTCGCACGGCGGCGGGTATGTGCTGATGCTGTATCCGAACTATCTGAAGGATATGGAGAATGAGGTACGGCTTTCGTATGTTCAGCCGATTGATGAGAACTGGTGTATTGTCTGCGGGATGTTTGTTTCCGAGATGCCGAAGAGACTGGATCCGGCAAAAAAAGATGCGATGATCCGGGATCTCCGTTCAATTGTGCAGTATGCGCATGAGTACGGGAAAGAAGCTGCTCTTGCAGCTCTATCTGATCCGTCCGGCCTGTACTATAATGAGGGATGTAAGATTGTGGCGCTGGACTATGACGGGACAGTTCTTTCGTGGCCGTACGATCCTACCCGCACGGGAGTGAATCTTCTTGGTGCGACGGATGTATACGGGGGTTCGTTTGTCCGGGATCTGGTCCGGACGGCAAAAGGAGGAGGAGGATTTGAGTACATGTATCTGCCGATTCAGACGGAGAGCAGAAGCAAACTGCAGCTGCAGTATACACTGCCGGTTGATGATGCGTGGTTTGTTTCTGCCGGTGTGCCGCTGTACTGA
- the cfbC gene encoding Ni-sirohydrochlorin a,c-diamide reductive cyclase ATP-dependent reductase subunit, giving the protein MRQIALYGKGGIGKSTTSANLSAAFSEMDLDVMQIGCDPKHDSTRMLMHGRWIPTVLEQMYERKDLTADDVIFTGFGGVRCVEAGGPEPGIGCAGRGIIATFQLLEKMKALYGDVVVYDVLGDVVCGGFAMPMRDGYAQEVYLVTSGELMSLYAANNICKAIARLSQRSTARCRLGGVICNSKNMDNERELVAEFATRIGSNMVQFVPRDKAVQAAEVNQMTVIEHAPQSPQAEVYRALAKTILSNESLRIPKALELDELEDLAREYL; this is encoded by the coding sequence ATGAGACAGATAGCCCTCTACGGGAAGGGAGGTATCGGAAAATCCACGACATCCGCGAACCTGTCGGCGGCGTTTTCGGAGATGGACCTGGATGTAATGCAGATAGGCTGCGATCCCAAGCATGACAGTACCCGGATGCTGATGCACGGACGCTGGATTCCGACGGTTCTGGAACAGATGTATGAGAGAAAGGATCTTACCGCCGATGATGTTATTTTCACCGGGTTCGGGGGTGTCCGGTGTGTTGAGGCCGGCGGACCGGAGCCGGGCATCGGTTGTGCGGGACGGGGTATTATTGCAACGTTTCAGCTGCTGGAGAAGATGAAGGCGCTGTACGGTGATGTGGTGGTGTATGATGTGCTGGGTGATGTGGTCTGCGGCGGGTTTGCAATGCCGATGCGGGACGGGTATGCACAGGAGGTGTATCTGGTGACAAGCGGCGAGCTGATGAGTCTGTATGCCGCAAACAATATCTGTAAGGCAATTGCCCGGCTGTCGCAGCGGAGTACGGCACGATGCAGGCTGGGAGGCGTTATCTGCAACTCGAAGAATATGGATAATGAACGTGAGCTGGTTGCGGAGTTTGCGACGCGGATTGGTTCAAATATGGTGCAGTTTGTTCCCCGCGACAAGGCGGTGCAGGCGGCGGAGGTGAACCAGATGACGGTGATTGAGCATGCGCCGCAGTCGCCGCAGGCGGAGGTCTATCGCGCACTTGCAAAGACGATTCTTTCCAATGAGAGTCTGCGTATCCCGAAAGCTCTCGAACTTGACGAGCTGGAAGATCTTGCCAGAGAATATTTATGA